A window of Bacteroidota bacterium contains these coding sequences:
- a CDS encoding 30S ribosomal protein THX — MGKGDRRTKRGKIVNGSFGKARLKKNKKRKLKIEAAKKAAASS; from the coding sequence ATGGGTAAAGGTGACCGCAGAACGAAGCGAGGCAAAATTGTAAACGGTTCTTTCGGCAAAGCACGCCTGAAGAAAAACAAGAAGCGCAAGCTCAAAATTGAAGCTGCCAAGAAAGCTGCTGCTTCCTCC
- a CDS encoding SnoaL-like domain-containing protein: protein MTHLELAQKLYQMIGEGKLAEAIDELYDDNVVMVEANGDTFEGKETQKGRLVEWQNGIEAQHGGGVYAITANEEAGVTMVESWGDITFKGAPGPFKFEEVAVQTWKNGKIVRERFYYNAAGMGQ, encoded by the coding sequence ATGACGCATCTAGAACTGGCACAAAAACTTTATCAGATGATTGGCGAAGGCAAACTCGCAGAAGCAATTGACGAGCTTTATGATGACAATGTCGTCATGGTAGAGGCAAATGGCGATACCTTCGAGGGCAAAGAAACGCAGAAAGGCCGTCTTGTAGAATGGCAGAATGGCATCGAAGCCCAGCATGGTGGTGGTGTATACGCTATCACGGCCAATGAAGAAGCCGGCGTGACCATGGTGGAGTCCTGGGGAGATATCACATTTAAAGGTGCACCCGGTCCATTCAAGTTTGAAGAAGTTGCAGTGCAGACCTGGAAGAACGGTAAAATTGTACGCGAGCGTTTCTACT
- a CDS encoding saccharopine dehydrogenase C-terminal domain-containing protein, translated as MKITVIGAGAIGSAVAQDLLARDEVTLVQVCDAHARLLKKLQDSLKNPKLRSYQIDARDARVLSPILSGSDVAIACISPAMNPQLARLCVDLGVNFCDLGGEDSLVHEVLALNEEARSKSVWVVPNCGLAPGLVNILSRAGIAQFDEVDVVRLRVGDVPLNPEPPFNFRLSWSASKILDDYTESVRLIENGEVVEADPLSHVERLHFPGPFGEMEAFCTAGGLSALVDDLANHVKTLDHKTVRWPGHADQMRFLIGLGFAERQKIDVRTHLTYRDVLERKMKRRLGGKYEDAVLVRVLIKGRQHDQIRTLVYEMIELSDPDKNLSAIQRTTSIPVATIACLLGQRKIDGGGATPAENIIPGEEFCKLLADRGLDISTRWYDGRIRVTSEEVLTAPAIG; from the coding sequence ATGAAAATCACCGTTATTGGTGCTGGTGCAATTGGCTCAGCCGTTGCGCAGGACCTCCTGGCGCGCGACGAAGTGACCCTCGTGCAGGTTTGTGATGCGCACGCGCGCTTGCTAAAAAAGCTGCAAGATTCTCTTAAAAACCCCAAGTTGCGGTCTTATCAGATCGACGCGCGCGATGCGCGGGTTTTGTCGCCAATTTTGAGCGGCAGCGATGTTGCTATTGCCTGCATTTCGCCGGCTATGAATCCCCAGTTGGCCCGGCTATGTGTTGACCTTGGTGTCAATTTCTGTGATCTCGGCGGTGAAGATAGCCTTGTCCACGAAGTACTTGCACTGAACGAAGAAGCACGTTCAAAATCGGTATGGGTTGTGCCCAATTGTGGGCTGGCGCCTGGGTTGGTTAATATCCTTAGCCGCGCTGGTATTGCCCAGTTTGACGAAGTTGATGTGGTTCGATTGCGGGTAGGGGACGTACCGCTAAACCCGGAGCCGCCTTTTAATTTCAGGCTTTCCTGGTCTGCTTCTAAAATCCTTGATGACTACACGGAGTCGGTTCGTCTGATCGAAAACGGTGAAGTGGTTGAAGCTGATCCGCTTTCGCATGTAGAGCGGTTGCATTTCCCGGGGCCGTTTGGGGAGATGGAAGCTTTTTGTACCGCCGGCGGTCTTTCTGCGCTGGTTGATGATCTTGCAAATCACGTAAAGACGCTTGACCACAAAACTGTGCGCTGGCCCGGGCATGCAGATCAGATGCGTTTCTTGATCGGCCTCGGATTTGCCGAGCGTCAGAAAATTGACGTACGCACCCATCTCACGTATCGGGATGTGCTAGAGCGTAAAATGAAACGCCGGCTCGGCGGAAAGTACGAAGATGCTGTGCTGGTGCGCGTACTCATCAAGGGCCGGCAGCACGACCAGATTCGTACACTGGTTTATGAAATGATTGAACTTAGTGACCCCGATAAAAACCTGTCTGCCATTCAGCGCACAACGAGCATTCCGGTCGCTACCATTGCTTGCTTGCTAGGGCAGCGGAAAATTGACGGCGGTGGTGCTACGCCGGCTGAAAATATTATTCCGGGCGAAGAATTCTGTAAATTACTTGCTGACCGTGGTCTCGATATCTCAACCCGATGGTATGATGGCCGTATACGGGTGACGAGTGAAGAAGTACTTACTGCACCGGCGATAGGTTAA